From the Bacillus sp. FJAT-22090 genome, the window TTATTAAAAAGAATCGTGAAAAACTACTAGGCAAACCTGCATTACGCCAAATCAACTTCTCCTTACATAGCTTTGATGGTCATGAAGGTTCAGAGAATCGCGAAAAATACTTAGGAGATATTTTGGAATTCGTGCGTGATGCCAAGGAGCATAATACGATTATTTCTTATCGACTATGGAATTTACAAAAAGAAGCTGAATCCGATTTGGCTCATCGAAGAAACCGAGAAACATTAGAAATCTTAGAAAATGAATACAACCTAGATTACAAAATCGAAGAAAAAGTACAACCAGGAAAAGGTATTAAAATTGCACAGAACGTTTATCTAAACCAAGACCATGAATTTCAATGGCCTAGCTTACAAGCACCAGAAGATGATGGAAAAGGATTCTGCCATGCTCTTCGGAGTCAAGCAGCCATTCTTGTTGACGGAACCGTTGTCCCTTGCTGCCTAGATGGAGAAGGCGTCATCAATTTAGGTAATATCAATAAAACCCCCTTCTCAGAAATTATCGAAAGCGATCGAGCAAATGCCCTCTATGATGGATTTACGAGAAGAGAAGCTGTGGAAGAAATGTGCAGGAAGTGTGGATATAGACAGAGATTTGGAGTTTAGAGATTTCTTAAATAATATTAAAGACAAAAAGTAGCCCTCAGTCGAGATACCTCGATTGCAGGGCTATATCCATATAAAACAACTTCTTTTCATCTGTGTAAGCCATCTAACCCATATCGAACCTACAAAGAAAACTAGTAACAAGTTATTAATCTATTCATTTGAAATACCTATATACTTTTTCTAATTTTTTCTCTTCCACTTAATATTTCCATTAATATTGATGTATTTTGCTGCTCATTACTCTAAAATCAGCTATGATACATTTATAAATTAAATTTAGGGAGATAAAAAATGAAGAAGTCAGTCCATGTTGTTGGTGCAATTATCGAAAATGATAACAATGAAATTTTTTGTGCTTTAAGAAGTCCCGAAATGTCCCTTCCGAATCTTTGGGAATTCCCAGGTGGTAAAATTGAAACTGGAGAAACCCCGGAGCAAGCATTACATCGTGAAATAAAAGAAGAATTTGATTGTGCAATTGAGGTTGGTCAGAAGGTCGAAGATACAACATATGAATATGAAAAGTTTATCGTTAGATTAGAAACTTATAAAGCAAAACTATTAGAAGGTTTTCCTATCGCCACTGAGCATTCTGACACGAGATGGGTAACTCGTGAAAACTTACATAAACTTACTTTCGCACCAGCGGATATTCCAGCTGTTGAAAAAATCGTAAAAGAAAAGTAGAAGTTCGGAAAATTTGAATGAAATGACGTGATTTAAATGGAACAACTTATCCATAAAATGAAGAATTCATTACATAAGGGGTTTATTGATCAGAGTAATCCTGTATCAGGACAATTTAAACCTAAGCTACTGTCAAATAAATCCCACGAAAATGTTTTATCGACACTTCTTCAAGAAATGAAAACATGTGAAACCTTCATTTTTTCCGTTGCCTTCATTACTGAGGGTGGTCTAGCGACATTAAAAACCATGCTTTATGACCTTCAGCTAAAAGGTATCAAAGGTAGAATTCTAACGTCTACCTTTTTGAATTTTAATCAACCCAAAATGTTCAAAGAACTATTGAA encodes:
- a CDS encoding (deoxy)nucleoside triphosphate pyrophosphohydrolase, which produces MKKSVHVVGAIIENDNNEIFCALRSPEMSLPNLWEFPGGKIETGETPEQALHREIKEEFDCAIEVGQKVEDTTYEYEKFIVRLETYKAKLLEGFPIATEHSDTRWVTRENLHKLTFAPADIPAVEKIVKEK
- a CDS encoding radical SAM/SPASM domain-containing protein; the encoded protein is MKTFKKMYIEITSVCNLACSFCPPTSRKANIIKLDAFNNILDQIKDHTKYIYLHVKGEPLLHARIDQLLDAAHAKGFKVNITTNGTLIKKNREKLLGKPALRQINFSLHSFDGHEGSENREKYLGDILEFVRDAKEHNTIISYRLWNLQKEAESDLAHRRNRETLEILENEYNLDYKIEEKVQPGKGIKIAQNVYLNQDHEFQWPSLQAPEDDGKGFCHALRSQAAILVDGTVVPCCLDGEGVINLGNINKTPFSEIIESDRANALYDGFTRREAVEEMCRKCGYRQRFGV